DNA sequence from the Desmodus rotundus isolate HL8 chromosome 4, HLdesRot8A.1, whole genome shotgun sequence genome:
TTATATTGACATTTGTATTGCTCAAGAAATTTATCCAAGTCCTCTTTTGGGAATCACATTCAGCGTCTGAGACACAGTCTTTgaatattcataatattttcacttatttgttcCTTGAAGTCTGGATTATTTTGTTCTAAATTAAAAACTAAGTTTGAATAATTAaactcaatatttattgaatgaaaagtTGAACTGAACTTGTAATCAGGAAGGAGATCAACATgatcaataatatttttttgtttataagAAAGCCATAgttgaataaaattatttgtaagaGACAACTTAAAAAGTGTTTGTAATATTGGCGACATCATTATGTAATCTGTGATAGGTAGGTAGActggatagagagagagatgtacTAATTCCAAGCCCCACTGACATGTAGGTCCTGCTGCTATAGTAGCATTTCTGTGCTGTTCAGGATTGACTGGCAAAACTATTAGTCTACCAGCAGACAGAATTTGAACTTCCAGCTGAGAGAGGCTGGAGAAGGTATACACTAAATTAACATACATTTGCTGTGAAACTGTGCAAGTATGGTTAATTTTCctcaaatataaattatatttattaagcacttatcaTGTGCTAGACCCTGTTCTAAATGCCTTTTTGCATTTACTTATTTGATCCTCATAAAAATTATTCAAGGCAGTGCAACTATTATCCTCAGATTCAGATtcagagtttaagtaactttttAAGCCACTCAACTCTTACGTGTGGAGATGAATTCAAACCTAGAGTCTTGCCTGAGGATCTGGGTTCTCAAGTTATGCATTCATTTTGTGTAAATCCCAAAATATATGATGTCCTTTAAGTGTAAATGTACTCTTGTATTTACCTAAGCCTGGTCACATGCAGATAGGGCCTtagatttctttcttctgtccctACTAACTTCTGCCTAATCTCCAGCCACAGTCCATTCTTTCTctatttgtcttctttctctgttgtCACCTCTTGTCACCAAAGAACTAAGATCATATCTGGCTGGGTCTCAGGattatatgtctttttaaatatgcATCAGGGCTCATCCCATCTCCTTTTATTAATTCAGACAAGGAACTCATCTCTTCCCTCAATTCTGCTAGAATAatctctttgaaatgtatttgCCTTTCCTGTGGTAACAGTTCCCGTTATCATGCTGACTTGgcatttctcccccacccctctctctctctctctctcgttgtACTTAGGGGATTGGTTTATACAGATTTATTCAGGGGTAATCTCTCTCTGCTTACGTACCATCTTTAGGGGCAAAGCATTTTTAGTAGTCACATAAAGGTAGATATTTTTGACAGactcaggtgttttttttttgcttatttaaaaaattgcactCAATGTGGCTAAATTATATGCAGATTTAATAAATTGTTAACTAAACACATCCAATCAATTCTATGATTTCTGACTCTTTCTGCCTTAGACTGACAATCTCATTCTCTCCTTGTGACCAGCCACCCACATGATCAGCATCAGTCATCCTTTCAAGGTGTCTCATATTTTTCCCCACCAACCCTGCTGGCTGACGGGGTCCTTTGTCCTGTTGGGCAGGTGATTTGTCTATTGCAGTGCTTTCGGTAGTTCCCTGTTCatttaagggaaaataaaacatttcgGATATACATTTAAGGATAAATTGCACCATAAAGTATAAGGATATTGAAGTGAAATTTGTGTGGCCTTTGTAGTAGAAAGAGTGTGGAAGGCTTTCCAGATAAACAATAAACACCCGTGAGCCTCATTTAAGTTTGTGGCTAAATGATATAATTAGATAATATTGTTTTGGAAATTTCCTCAAACTATGATCCTATTTAGTTTTGGTAAAAATTGATCAATGCCCtttgatatatttacatatgatttATTTTCTGCCATCACTTTCTTAATGTTGAAAAGTTGTTACCCTGATATTTGGTTtctgtgaattttctttcttccattttatcaTGTATCATAGGTTTTCTTTTCAGTATGGCCATTTAGGCTTTTCTGGGTTATATTCTGAAATCCCCTGAGGAAGAGTGGAATTGGGACAAGATTTATCTCATGCAACATTTCTCACAGACATTTCAAATACtgatcattgtttttaaatttcaataaaaatgtatagttTGGGGAGGTTCACCATAAGGTTTTAGCATACTGACCTCAATTTATATATCTCTGCCTAATGTTTTAGGAGGTTTTATTAAATAGAGGGTTTGGGATAAGTTTTGAAAAGTAGCTCATCTTCATAAGTACTCAGTGTATGTTCTACGCCACCATGCACCACTTGTTTGAATGTATttcatagaaaaggaagaaactgaaaatataccCTATGCCAGGCAGAGTGTTAAATTTCTTTCTGCGTTGCGCCTTCTGATCCTTAAAAGAAATCACTCTAAAATGATTTTTACCTATATTCCAGTTTATGTACTAGTACATGGCAGAACTCAGATTCAaaaccaatttaatttttaatttttattttttgctaattGTAAGTGTGTGTCAGAGgtattttttgtttagtttttcccctcctccctccaaatACCATCCGTTTtgggagaaagacaaacaaaagaTACTTAGGACTATCTCAGATGTGGACGTAAGGTGACTATCACGTTTGGCTCATGGTGAAAAAATATGAGGGTTGTCAAAATTCTagggaaatttttgaaaaatgctgggagaggagaaggtgaaggggggtttgttttgcttctttcacCTCCACAGAAAGACATCCCTGTTTTTTTATATGGTAATAAGTTTCCAAAATGATAGCTCTGAATTCCTGCAAGGTTGTTTCATGCCTTAGGAATCAtggaagtctttttctttttgcagtgtttcttatttctttgatGTATTTTATGCTTACTCTAATTTTAAATAGGTAACATATTAACAATTTATATAACCCCTTCAACTGGAATCCATATCATCCTTAACCATGCCAAGCAAATTCCGCTCTCATCTTATTATGAAGGATACATCCGTCATAGGATGTCCATTCTCTAAAGGGTAATGGTGTTTGCTAAGAGATCACTGACGAAAATACTCTCTGGGAGTTGTTGTGAGCTCTGGTGCTAAAGAACAAAGAATGTTGTTCCTTCAGTCGAGGTCACACTGAGTTTCACACCAGTTCTGTAGGGTCAGTATGTATCTGTGTAGTGATATTGCCTATAAGTTGGTACTTTTTGCTTATTTATACAGCTTAAAAGATATAATTAGAAGACTCTGTTTTTATGTAATGAATGTGCATTGCCAAAGAATATAACGTTTATGGTTGTAAAGGCCCCTGGACAATGGGAAGGTCTAGTCCAACCCGTATATTTTTAGGACGTGTTATGTTTGAAGTGACTATGACTTCTGAACCAAGAAATAGTAGAGGAGGACtgagaaaatgtgtttattttatctgatttggaagtttataaaagtatataaaaatgtattcaaggTTGGTAATTCAAGGTTGGTAAAAGGAATTAAAGGTAATTGTTctaattataatacaaataaaattaatatggTATAAtgttatatttgtctttcattaatTAAAGTTGACGTGATGATATATTCTATTAAACTTATTCAgcattatattttcatatgttagCTGATGTTAGATAACTGAATAATATTACAATTTGAAACACTTGCGAATCTCTAAAAGTTGTAATTCAACACAATTAACCTTGAATTCTAGCATTTATTTATGGTAATGAGACAGAAAACATGTTTGTTTATGTTTGAAATACTGATATGTTCAAGTTAAAACATCACGTTTGGACATCCACTTATTCTATGGGAATCAATTTTGTATTATATTAGGCATTGGGGACTCAATGCAAAGCAGAGGTGGGCTTTGCTGCTAAGGAACTTATGGAAAAATAgtaaagtcagccctggctggtgtagctcagtgaattgagcacgggcctgtgaaccaaagggtcaccagtttgattcccagcctgggttgcagtccaggtccctagttaggggtgtgcaagaggcaaccacacatcgatgtttctctccctctctccttcccttctctctctctaaaaataaataaataaaatcttaaaaaaaagaaaaatagtaaagtcAGATAAATAAGCAGATGTttactatataaaataatacttgagGGTTCATAAAGGAGTATTACATCTAAAAtggaggagggtgggaagggtgggaaaGGTGGGACACAGGTGGCATCCTAGAAGGGATGATATCATAGAAATAGGAGTACTGACACCAGAATTCCAGGAAAGGCATCCCAGGCAGGTGGACCCACACCTGCAGATGCCCCCCCAGCAGGTGAAAGTGGACAGCAAGCGGAAAGTATTATCAGTGTGATTAGAGAATGAAGTGCAAGGAGAGGAAGAGTGAATCTGGACACGTATTGAATACATAGCATATAGGCCTTAAAGAGTCTATCTAAGAGAAATACGGATAATTCcaaactgtacatatttttatttgtgtcttgTTTAGCTGGAAACTTCTCAGTAGGAAATAAAGAGCTTCATTTAAAAGTTATCAGTAAACAAAGTGACATCTAAAGGATTTTTGTCactaatgtattttatattcactCCATGTCATCAATTCAATGTGCAAATATCTCTTAGTATCTCTGAGATGCACTACTTAAAgacattatgaaaatgaaaaatatattagtaGCCTAAATGTATCATTTGTACTCAGTGGAAGCCTGGCCATTTTCATTAAGTACTTGGGAAGAGgagtaattattataattttttctgaatttttaaattgaattctttGAATACTTGCTAAAAATATATGGAACTTGAGTcactcttttgtttttaaatgctgatataaatgcaaaaaataataaaaagaggcccagaaatatttcaatgtatataaattctgaaactatttcaataaaaattataaatatcttgACATTAATGCATTGAAGGCCCTAAGTTCACCACAGCTGTATATCATTATGGTCGATAATGCTGCAATTAGAACAAAATCTTCACTGGACATCGGATGGGGACAAATCTTGCATATAAATGAAAAGTCACTGAGAATGATGTTCATTAAAGCATTATTATGAGTGAGATCatgaaaaatttgtattttgtatccactttggaaaaattaagctgggaggaaaatgaaatatttttaatttctgcaaGACTTCAAGAGCtaaaatgtctttgtttatattttcagggTTCTTCAACCAAAGCCTTACAAAGAATGCTTAAATATATTGGGAGTGGTTCATACATAgtttgatttaaatttaaattcagtgAGTGCAATTAAAAATCAATCTAAAAATCATATAATGCAAAACTGTTAGATTTCATATCATTTGGaacaaaatagtaaatatatatgaatgcaTATCTGAAAGagcaaatattttccattttcattacgTACCCCTTTAAGGACATGGAAGTATTTTGCTTGCTCAAACTAAAAATAGTAAGGATGATGAAATGGAGGGCTTGTTATTTTATGTTGCATTTGTTATTATTTGGTCTTAGTTGCAAAAACAACAAACGAAACAGacttgtctggtgtggctcagttggttggagtgttgtcctgtagctggaaggttgcaggtttgattctcagtcagggcacatgcctgggttgtaggtttgatccctggtctgggtgcatggGATCCCCATTCCCTGTGCACACAGGAAGCAACCTATCTATGCTCTCTGGACCTTCCTCTGTccccaaaagcaatgaaaaaatctcaggatacaataaaattaagaaaaaagtaacaaaatgaaacagagccTCTGTCAAGTTGACAAAGGGAGGGTGTGTGCATTATACTAGCTAAGGTATTAAGTAAAACttagaaacaaagtaaaacaaaacaggagCAAATCATGACATGTTATGAAAACCAGTGAAAAATAGAAGTCTCCAGAATAGCAAGATTGCCCATACAACTTCAGGGGAAGTGGAAGCGTCTCTGAGCCTTGAGCAGCACAAGGTCTGGGCTCTTCACTCCTGTGAAAGCTTATGTACCACGCTGATCATGAGCTGACACTGTGGTTAGATAAGGTTTAGCTTCTTATTCCTGctttgccacttattagctgAGTGACATCAGGCAAGTTACCTTTCTGCTGTAAAATGTCCATGGTAATATTATCTACTTCTACAGTCAGAAGCACTAAGAGATAAGCTGTGTAAAAGTACTTAGTAGATCAGAGTTGATGAAGTctgttctcctcttccttctttttcttatattaatatgGTTCAGAAATTTTCTATGCTTCTTCTCCTCTCAgactgttttcttatttgtctcACCATTACCAGTTGAATTAGCTTTCAATTAGGCCTTCAACTCATAGTGTGGTTTCTTCATAACTTTGTGTTACTTAAAACTCTAAACGATATCCTTGTGGTTCAGTCGCCTCTGGCATTGGCCTCACCATCTCTAGGGGCCCAGTGAAACTCCAAGGGGAAGAATATATCCTAGTTGTTTATTCCATGAGTGGAGCTTCTGGTGTCAGGTCACACCTTGGGTTGCTGTGTGATTCCGTTAAGCTCAGGTGAATCACTTGTTGAATCCGGGGTCTATCACAGGCAGTGGTGGGACGTTTACCCCGAGGGCAATGCCCATGGCTATAACATTTCTACACATCTAAACAAatagacagaaaaagttaagattATACAATTTACCAAATTATAGAACCACTGTGAATGGTAAGGCTGGGCCTTGAAAAATGATATTGTGTCTTCCAACCTCCCCCCGCTTTTTTGAATAGACTTTAAATATTCTAGGTAATCTTGAAATTTTTGCACCATAATAAAATTGCTATGCAAAATAGTGGATAATTTTGCTACTTGTGAATTTTTAATAGAtccttaaatattataattttattatttattgttttaatgtaAACCTAGTTATATTCTATGTGTCGAAGAacagtgatttattttaaaatgtcttacttCCAATTGAATTCTattgacttttctttttgtcttaacTTTTCCCAGGCTGCTAAGTTGGCTATCGCAGTGCAAGCTTTGGGGTCCCAATGGGGGACTCTGGATCAAGACGATCTACCCTGGTCTCCCGGTTGCCAATATTCAGAAGAAGTATTAGCAGAAGACATgattctcttccttcttcacctTCCTCCAGTAACACGGCTGGTGTCCACAGTTCCTCTCCTTCCAGCACTAACTCAAGCTCAGGTAGTACAGGTAAACGCAGGAGCATATTCCGTACTCCTTCCATTAGCTTCCACCATAAGAAGGGGAGTGAACCTAAGCAAGAACCTACCAACCAGAACCTTAGTATTTCAAATGGTGCTCAGCCTGGTCACAGCAGTGTGCAAAAACTGAGTTTGGAAGAACATATTAAAATCAGAGGAAGACATTCTGTTGGTTTTAGTAGTTCACGAAATAAGAAGATAACAAGATCTTTGACAGAGgattttgaaagggaaaaggaacacTCAACTAATAAGAATGTCTTTATAAATTGCCTAAGTTCTGGCAAAAGTGAGGGGGATGATTCTGGATTCACAGAAGAACAAACTCGTCGTTCTGTTAAGCAGTCAACAAAAAAGCTGCTCACTAAATCTTTTTCATCTCACTATAAATTTTCTAAACCAGTTCCACCGAGCCAGTCCATTTCATTGGATCAACAGTCTGAATTCTCTTTGGAAACTACACAGTGCCAAGAGAGAGAACCTGAATTAATAAGAGCTTCTCCATCTTGTTCTGTGGATGTAACAGAACGGGCAGGAAGCTCTTTACAATCTCCCTTGCTTTCTGCTGATCTTACCACAGCTCAGACACCTTCAGAGTTTTTAGCCTTGACTGAAGATTCTGTGTCTGAAGCAGATGCATTTTCTAAAAGTGGAAGCATGGCATCCCACTGTGACAACTTTGGCCACAATGATTCTACCTCTCAGGTCTTTCCCAATCCTGCAGCTGTTACAAAGGCAACAATAGACCCTATGGGAACTGTTTCCTGTGCAATTATGTCTCCTGGGAAATATAGGTTAGAGGGTTGTTGTAGGACTGAATCTAATTCCTCACCAGAAACCTCTGCTGCTAATCAGAAGGAAGTGTTATTTCAAGTCGCTGAACTCCCTGTTACCAATGGGAGTGGCTCAGAGACTCACCTATCAGCAGATACTCAAGGGGAAGAGCATGTGGTATTACAGAACGGTGATTCAATGTTGGTGACAAGCTCCCCGAGGAAACTTGGATTTTATGAGCAACATAAACCAATAGTTGAACGTGTTAAAGGGATCCATCCTGTATCAGATTCGAGAATAATACCTTCTTCTGGTGATCGtcatatttttaacaaaacatgTGGATATGATGCAAATCCTGCAAAAGGTAGGctgattttctttgtttaataagtataaattataatttttattatgcttatttaattttcttaatctctttaattgaaaccacatttttcatatttttactgtCTAATATTCTTTCCtagttataattttaaatcttttcactACTTGATCTTAAACTTGCTTCAGTTCTATTATGCTGAAAATTTAAGTCATCAATattcctcatttttcttaattatgcTATCCAGGATCTGACCCTcagaagaaagtgaaaggaaactaattttattttcaatatggTTTTATCTAAAACAAGAACTATCGTTTTTAGAGTTTATGATGGAGCATTGGTATTTttagtgaaatatatatattccactattactactattactattactactagTTCTCCCAATATTGAATGATTTTTATGTTCCACTCACTGTTCTGTGTTCTTTGTATAGATACATTAATTCGTTTCATCCTCAAATGTTTGAAATCACTCCTATTATTGTAACCAATTGTACAGGCAAGACAGTTGGAGCACAGATAGTTTATGTAATGTGTCCAAAGTTACATAGCAGTATGTATGTAATTGTTTAGGATAAAATCCTATGAGGTAGGCGTTAGTGTATTCCCCAGCTAACAGATGTGAAAACTGCGACCAAGGGATcatacagctggtaagtggcacaGCAAATTAAAATTACCTCAATCCAAAGCtcaagctctttttttttaaagaccttatttatttgggggggaagggagggagaaagagagggagagaaacatgaatgtgtggttgcctgtcatgtgcccccttccggggacctggcccacaacccaggcatgtgccctgactgggaaccaaaccagcaacacttCGGTTC
Encoded proteins:
- the CCSER1 gene encoding serine-rich coiled-coil domain-containing protein 1 isoform X2, which gives rise to MGDSGSRRSTLVSRLPIFRRSISRRHDSLPSSPSSSNTAGVHSSSPSSTNSSSGSTGKRRSIFRTPSISFHHKKGSEPKQEPTNQNLSISNGAQPGHSSVQKLSLEEHIKIRGRHSVGFSSSRNKKITRSLTEDFEREKEHSTNKNVFINCLSSGKSEGDDSGFTEEQTRRSVKQSTKKLLTKSFSSHYKFSKPVPPSQSISLDQQSEFSLETTQCQEREPELIRASPSCSVDVTERAGSSLQSPLLSADLTTAQTPSEFLALTEDSVSEADAFSKSGSMASHCDNFGHNDSTSQVFPNPAAVTKATIDPMGTVSCAIMSPGKYRLEGCCRTESNSSPETSAANQKEVLFQVAELPVTNGSGSETHLSADTQGEEHVVLQNGDSMLVTSSPRKLGFYEQHKPIVERVKGIHPVSDSRIIPSSGDRHIFNKTCGYDANPAKVLASSLSPYREGRFMERRLRSSSEGTAGSSRMILKTKDGNAEEVNSLRKQRAGSSSSKMNSMDVLNNLGSCELDEDDLMLDLELLEEQNLHPSVCREDSYHSVVSCAAVVLTPMEPTVEMKKREELKFPEPSKQNLSLKLTKDIDQEARCSHISHMPSSPSTDWPPQGVEENGGIDSLPFRLMLQDCTAVKTLLLKMKRVLQESADMSPASSTASLPVSPLAEEPLPFKDIMKDECSVLKLQLKERDELISQLQEELEKVKHLQKAFASRVDKSTQTEVLGYDPQDPFRSLHAQPTPPATATASPYRGSGPAAWPHDFQSPSLQRPWPAHPCQASQRRKRM
- the CCSER1 gene encoding serine-rich coiled-coil domain-containing protein 1 isoform X5 is translated as MGDSGSRRSTLVSRLPIFRRSISRRHDSLPSSPSSSNTAGVHSSSPSSTNSSSGSTGKRRSIFRTPSISFHHKKGSEPKQEPTNQNLSISNGAQPGHSSVQKLSLEEHIKIRGRHSVGFSSSRNKKITRSLTEDFEREKEHSTNKNVFINCLSSGKSEGDDSGFTEEQTRRSVKQSTKKLLTKSFSSHYKFSKPVPPSQSISLDQQSEFSLETTQCQEREPELIRASPSCSVDVTERAGSSLQSPLLSADLTTAQTPSEFLALTEDSVSEADAFSKSGSMASHCDNFGHNDSTSQVFPNPAAVTKATIDPMGTVSCAIMSPGKYRLEGCCRTESNSSPETSAANQKEVLFQVAELPVTNGSGSETHLSADTQGEEHVVLQNGDSMLVTSSPRKLGFYEQHKPIVERVKGIHPVSDSRIIPSSGDRHIFNKTCGYDANPAKVLASSLSPYREGRFMERRLRSSSEGTAGSSRMILKTKDGNAEEVNSLRKQRAGSSSSKMNSMDVLNNLGSCELDEDDLMLDLELLEEQNLHPSVCREDSYHSVVSCAAVVLTPMEPTVEMKKREELKFPEPSKQNLSLKLTKDIDQEARCSHISHMPSSPSTDWPPQGVEENGGIDSLPFRLMLQDCTAVKTLLLKMKRVLQESADMSPASSTASLPVSPLAEEPLPFKDIMKDECSVLKLQLKERDELISQLQEELVSGEPKEVDSSKFQQTHG
- the CCSER1 gene encoding serine-rich coiled-coil domain-containing protein 1 isoform X4; the protein is MGDSGSRRSTLVSRLPIFRRSISRRHDSLPSSPSSSNTAGVHSSSPSSTNSSSGSTGKRRSIFRTPSISFHHKKGSEPKQEPTNQNLSISNGAQPGHSSVQKLSLEEHIKIRGRHSVGFSSSRNKKITRSLTEDFEREKEHSTNKNVFINCLSSGKSEGDDSGFTEEQTRRSVKQSTKKLLTKSFSSHYKFSKPVPPSQSISLDQQSEFSLETTQCQEREPELIRASPSCSVDVTERAGSSLQSPLLSADLTTAQTPSEFLALTEDSVSEADAFSKSGSMASHCDNFGHNDSTSQVFPNPAAVTKATIDPMGTVSCAIMSPGKYRLEGCCRTESNSSPETSAANQKEVLFQVAELPVTNGSGSETHLSADTQGEEHVVLQNGDSMLVTSSPRKLGFYEQHKPIVERVKGIHPVSDSRIIPSSGDRHIFNKTCGYDANPAKVLASSLSPYREGRFMERRLRSSSEGTAGSSRMILKTKDGNAEEVNSLRKQRAGSSSSKMNSMDVLNNLGSCELDEDDLMLDLELLEEQNLHPSVCREDSYHSVVSCAAVVLTPMEPTVEMKKREELKFPEPSKQNLSLKLTKDIDQEARCSHISHMPSSPSTDWPPQGVEENGGIDSLPFRLMLQDCTAVKTLLLKMKRVLQESADMSPASSTASLPVSPLAEEPLPFKDIMKDECSVLKLQLKERDELISQLQEELEKVKHLQKAFASRVDKSTQTEVLGYDALWNPTCTEVLFKPVHIST
- the CCSER1 gene encoding serine-rich coiled-coil domain-containing protein 1 isoform X3, which encodes MGDSGSRRSTLVSRLPIFRRSISRRHDSLPSSPSSSNTAGVHSSSPSSTNSSSGSTGKRRSIFRTPSISFHHKKGSEPKQEPTNQNLSISNGAQPGHSSVQKLSLEEHIKIRGRHSVGFSSSRNKKITRSLTEDFEREKEHSTNKNVFINCLSSGKSEGDDSGFTEEQTRRSVKQSTKKLLTKSFSSHYKFSKPVPPSQSISLDQQSEFSLETTQCQEREPELIRASPSCSVDVTERAGSSLQSPLLSADLTTAQTPSEFLALTEDSVSEADAFSKSGSMASHCDNFGHNDSTSQVFPNPAAVTKATIDPMGTVSCAIMSPGKYRLEGCCRTESNSSPETSAANQKEVLFQVAELPVTNGSGSETHLSADTQGEEHVVLQNGDSMLVTSSPRKLGFYEQHKPIVERVKGIHPVSDSRIIPSSGDRHIFNKTCGYDANPAKVLASSLSPYREGRFMERRLRSSSEGTAGSSRMILKTKDGNAEEVNSLRKQRAGSSSSKMNSMDVLNNLGSCELDEDDLMLDLELLEEQNLHPSVCREDSYHSVVSCAAVVLTPMEPTVEMKKREELKFPEPSKQNLSLKLTKDIDQEARCSHISHMPSSPSTDWPPQGVEENGGIDSLPFRLMLQDCTAVKTLLLKMKRVLQESADMSPASSTASLPVSPLAEEPLPFKDIMKDECSVLKLQLKERDELISQLQEELEKVKHLQKAFASRVDKSTQTEVLGYDGLNLKRLEAVQGGREILNTHHLK